In a single window of the Prochlorococcus marinus CUG1415 genome:
- a CDS encoding extracellular solute-binding protein encodes MNINIPVNSTEKEVKVYSGRHYNTDRSVYKKFAEETGIKVRLIEAAGISLIERLKREGKNSQADLILLVDAARITNAAKAGLLQPIGSSNLENDVPVGLKDPKKEWYALTRRVRVMVANPKVVDVSKINDYADLADPSLKGKVCLRNRKSPYNQSLVANQIINKGESKTKDWLSGMISNVSQPFFPGDIAIIRAVSKRKCGVGIVNHYYVARMLAGVNGRRDALYAKKTTVLTPNPAHVNISAGGVAKYAKNKYEAIALLEFLASPEGSKGLAAPTFEHPLKEVNQNPIVKDFGEFTPDMVTVEDLGEYNSVAIRMMKDAGWD; translated from the coding sequence ATGAATATAAATATTCCAGTTAATTCAACAGAAAAAGAAGTCAAAGTTTATTCGGGTAGACATTACAACACAGATAGAAGTGTTTATAAAAAATTTGCAGAAGAAACTGGAATTAAAGTTAGGCTTATAGAAGCGGCAGGTATATCTTTAATTGAAAGATTAAAACGAGAAGGTAAGAATTCTCAAGCAGATTTAATATTGCTAGTAGATGCCGCAAGAATTACTAATGCAGCCAAGGCTGGATTACTTCAACCAATAGGATCTTCTAATTTAGAAAATGATGTTCCTGTTGGATTGAAAGATCCAAAAAAGGAATGGTATGCATTAACCAGAAGAGTAAGAGTTATGGTTGCTAATCCAAAAGTAGTAGATGTAAGCAAGATTAATGATTACGCTGATTTAGCTGATCCTTCTCTAAAAGGAAAAGTATGTTTGAGAAATAGAAAAAGTCCATATAATCAATCTTTAGTTGCTAATCAAATAATTAACAAAGGTGAATCAAAAACTAAAGATTGGTTAAGCGGAATGATTTCGAACGTTTCCCAACCATTCTTCCCAGGAGATATTGCAATAATTAGAGCAGTTTCCAAGAGAAAATGTGGAGTAGGAATTGTTAATCATTATTATGTTGCAAGAATGTTAGCAGGTGTTAATGGAAGAAGAGATGCTTTATATGCAAAAAAAACAACAGTCCTTACTCCTAATCCTGCACATGTAAATATAAGTGCTGGCGGTGTTGCAAAATATGCAAAAAATAAATATGAAGCTATTGCTTTGCTTGAATTCTTGGCCTCTCCTGAAGGAAGTAAAGGTTTAGCTGCTCCAACTTTTGAACATCCCTTGAAAGAGGTTAATCAAAATCCCATTGTTAAAGACTTTGGAGAATTTACTCCTGATATGGTTACTGTAGAAGACCTTGGTGAATATAACTCTGTTGCAATAAGAATGATGAAAGATGCAGGATGGGATTA
- a CDS encoding Fe2+-dependent dioxygenase, producing MNYLTHQLLNPKEINLLKKNLFLKDLPWEDGKKTAGNHAAKVKDNLQLDRSSNISKKYTELIEKKILNDVLIKSFTVPKRIHGTMFTKSLQGMKYGRHIDNAFMSTGRADLSFTIFLNEKDKYAGGELLIEGLNSENKFKLDSGGIVIYPSTYLHSVQEVISGERIVVIGWIESYVKSIEEREYLFDLDAGARTLLARHGRSDELDLIFKSYSNLLRTLGD from the coding sequence ATGAATTATTTAACTCATCAATTACTAAATCCTAAAGAAATAAATCTTTTAAAGAAGAATTTATTTTTAAAAGATTTACCATGGGAAGATGGCAAAAAAACTGCTGGTAATCACGCCGCAAAAGTTAAAGATAATCTTCAACTCGATAGAAGTTCTAATATTTCAAAAAAATATACTGAATTAATTGAAAAAAAAATACTTAATGATGTTTTAATAAAGAGTTTTACCGTACCTAAAAGAATTCACGGAACAATGTTCACTAAATCATTACAAGGAATGAAATATGGCAGACATATAGATAATGCTTTTATGTCTACTGGCAGGGCTGATTTATCATTCACTATATTTCTCAATGAGAAAGATAAATATGCAGGTGGTGAATTATTAATTGAAGGCCTTAATTCAGAAAATAAATTCAAACTTGATTCAGGAGGTATCGTTATATATCCCAGTACTTATTTACACTCAGTACAAGAAGTAATTAGTGGTGAAAGAATAGTTGTTATTGGATGGATAGAAAGTTATGTAAAAAGTATCGAGGAAAGAGAATATTTATTTGACCTAGATGCTGGAGCAAGAACTTTACTTGCTAGGCATGGCAGATCTGATGAACTAGACCTTATCTTTAAATCCTATTCAAACTTGCTTCGTACATTAGGAGATTGA
- a CDS encoding iron uptake porin, with protein MKLFQQMLVAGASLSFIAPMAAQASNVVNLDEINSYARRGTKSSRIDSKTFINEVSEDIAKLKGRVDGLEVRQNEYEAGGFSDTTTMDGKAVFQIGAVEQAEGGLSESLQAAYTYQVNLNTSFTGDDNLYVRLKTGNASQFMDSKTYGTYLSSANGNNDALEVDKIWYSFPVGDNNTVWVGPKIENYYMHGTTPSIYKPVTKQFTLGGNAAAYGASTDSGAGWAYNADNGFAVSSNIVSKQNESTRGLLTNESRTSWATQVGFTQPQYAVSAIVNMKYNGWYDDYFSTANGITSRGHAGSTPAGNGTNLNSTNVGLRAWWRPEESGTATPEITLGYDTSKIDNAPAGADSTDAWFAGLTWKDMINADDRIGVAFGQPQTVENENVEPFAWEAYYSYKVNDSVSVTPAIFGGTDRNGTAGRDISGAVLETTFKF; from the coding sequence ATGAAACTCTTCCAACAAATGTTGGTAGCAGGAGCATCTTTGAGCTTTATAGCTCCAATGGCTGCTCAAGCTTCCAATGTTGTCAATTTAGATGAAATTAACAGCTACGCCCGTAGAGGAACAAAATCTTCAAGAATTGACAGCAAAACATTCATTAACGAAGTTAGTGAAGATATAGCAAAGCTTAAAGGTCGTGTTGATGGCCTTGAGGTTAGACAAAATGAATATGAAGCAGGTGGCTTCTCCGATACAACCACAATGGATGGTAAGGCTGTTTTCCAAATAGGTGCAGTTGAGCAAGCTGAAGGTGGATTATCTGAAAGTTTACAAGCTGCTTACACTTATCAAGTTAACTTAAATACAAGTTTTACTGGTGACGATAACTTATACGTCCGTCTTAAGACAGGTAATGCTTCTCAATTCATGGATAGTAAGACTTATGGTACTTACCTTTCATCAGCTAATGGCAACAACGACGCCTTAGAAGTTGACAAGATTTGGTACTCATTCCCCGTTGGAGATAATAATACTGTTTGGGTAGGTCCAAAAATTGAAAACTACTACATGCATGGAACAACTCCATCAATTTATAAGCCCGTAACAAAGCAATTTACCCTTGGTGGTAACGCTGCTGCATATGGAGCTAGTACTGATAGTGGTGCAGGTTGGGCATATAACGCAGATAATGGATTTGCAGTTAGCTCAAACATTGTTTCCAAGCAAAACGAAAGTACTAGGGGTTTATTAACTAATGAATCAAGAACTAGCTGGGCAACTCAAGTTGGTTTTACACAACCTCAATATGCTGTTTCAGCAATCGTTAACATGAAATACAATGGTTGGTATGATGATTATTTCTCAACAGCTAATGGTATTACATCTAGAGGACATGCTGGATCTACACCTGCTGGCAACGGTACTAACCTAAACAGTACAAACGTTGGTCTAAGGGCTTGGTGGAGACCTGAGGAAAGTGGTACAGCTACACCTGAAATTACATTGGGTTATGACACTTCTAAGATTGATAATGCTCCAGCAGGAGCAGACTCTACAGATGCATGGTTTGCAGGTCTTACCTGGAAAGATATGATTAATGCTGACGATAGAATTGGTGTTGCTTTTGGTCAACCTCAAACTGTTGAAAATGAAAATGTAGAGCCATTTGCTTGGGAAGCTTATTATTCATACAAGGTTAACGATTCTGTTTCTGTTACACCAGCAATATTTGGTGGTACAGATAGAAACGGAACAGCTGGCCGTGATATAAGTGGTGCTGTTCTTGAAACAACCTTTAAGTTCTAA
- the glyQ gene encoding glycine--tRNA ligase subunit alpha: MFFQDIIQNLNKFWSEEGCLIMQPYDTEKGAGTMNPHTFLRVIGPEPWSVAYSEPCRRPTDGRFGDNPNRAQHYFQYQVIIKPSPDEIQEKYLLSLESLGINPKNHDIRFVEDNWESPTLGAWGVGWEVWLDGMEVTQFTYFQQCGGIDCNPIPIEITYGLERIAMFLQDKDSIWDLNWNKNLKYSDIWLQFEKSQCSYNFTESSPKNLRKLFEIYQAEANNLIEKKLTYPALDFVLKCSHTFNLLDARGVISVTDRAQYIEKIRKLAREVASSWLEEREFLEFPLQNN, translated from the coding sequence ATGTTTTTTCAGGACATAATTCAAAACTTAAATAAATTTTGGTCTGAAGAAGGATGCTTAATAATGCAACCATATGATACTGAAAAAGGTGCTGGAACTATGAATCCACATACCTTTTTAAGGGTTATAGGACCTGAACCTTGGAGTGTTGCATATTCAGAGCCATGCAGAAGACCTACAGATGGACGTTTTGGCGATAATCCAAATAGGGCTCAACATTACTTTCAATATCAAGTAATAATTAAACCGTCACCAGATGAAATACAGGAAAAATATTTATTATCTTTGGAGTCTTTAGGAATTAATCCTAAGAATCATGACATAAGATTTGTAGAAGATAATTGGGAGTCGCCAACACTTGGCGCTTGGGGTGTAGGTTGGGAAGTTTGGTTGGATGGTATGGAAGTAACTCAATTTACTTATTTTCAACAATGCGGAGGAATAGATTGTAATCCAATTCCAATTGAAATCACCTATGGATTAGAGAGGATAGCAATGTTCTTGCAGGATAAGGATAGTATTTGGGATCTAAATTGGAACAAAAATCTTAAATATAGTGATATTTGGCTTCAATTTGAAAAAAGTCAGTGCTCATATAATTTTACTGAATCTAGTCCTAAGAATCTCAGGAAATTATTTGAAATTTACCAAGCCGAAGCAAATAATTTGATCGAAAAGAAATTAACTTACCCAGCTCTTGATTTTGTTCTTAAATGTAGTCATACTTTTAATTTACTTGATGCAAGAGGCGTGATTTCAGTTACAGATCGAGCTCAATATATTGAAAAAATTCGCAAATTAGCACGAGAAGTCGCATCCTCTTGGTTAGAGGAAAGAGAGTTTTTGGAATTCCCATTACAAAATAACTAA
- a CDS encoding DUF1824 family protein gives MEINNLFDLNSLRSAPNLSKRQKNKLLEELELNILNADWITIGIMAPSDLDAIAALKSISKKYSSVKFMDLESLHAVGGVFLKGNQKTGNVFIRPESGLGEGILLTCQYDHESIESSTFGPLPLDFFIN, from the coding sequence ATGGAAATAAATAATTTATTTGATTTAAACAGTCTTAGATCAGCTCCTAATTTAAGTAAAAGACAAAAAAATAAACTTCTAGAAGAGCTTGAATTAAATATTCTAAATGCCGATTGGATAACAATAGGAATAATGGCACCTTCTGATCTTGATGCTATTGCGGCATTAAAATCAATTTCTAAAAAATATTCCTCGGTTAAATTCATGGATTTAGAATCTCTTCATGCTGTTGGAGGTGTTTTCCTAAAAGGTAATCAAAAAACTGGTAATGTTTTTATTAGGCCTGAAAGTGGACTTGGAGAAGGTATTTTATTAACTTGTCAGTATGACCATGAATCAATAGAATCTAGTACTTTTGGGCCATTGCCACTAGATTTTTTTATTAATTAA
- a CDS encoding phenylpyruvate tautomerase MIF-related protein produces MPYINISTSVNVEDKEKILEDISILVSSLTNKSKRFVMAKLDDNSVMYFNDQSPSCFLEIRSIGSLNPSEMAKPISNFLHEKMGIPIDKIYISFEDVPSSMWSWNGRTFG; encoded by the coding sequence ATGCCTTATATTAATATTTCTACTTCAGTAAACGTTGAGGACAAAGAAAAAATACTTGAAGACATTTCAATATTAGTTTCATCTTTAACAAATAAATCAAAAAGATTTGTTATGGCTAAATTAGATGATAATTCCGTAATGTATTTTAACGACCAAAGCCCTAGTTGCTTTTTAGAAATTAGGTCAATAGGCTCTTTAAATCCTTCAGAAATGGCAAAGCCAATATCTAATTTTTTGCATGAGAAAATGGGAATCCCAATAGATAAGATTTATATTTCTTTCGAGGATGTACCTTCCTCAATGTGGTCATGGAATGGTAGAACATTTGGATAA
- a CDS encoding methyltransferase domain-containing protein, protein MEVLNNYQRKKLDESNDEEFYSEPKFVYHLDANFRQYLSSVYNNEISDSSTILDLMSSWDSYLPKDKKFKKVIGHGLNKKELEKNKIFDSYWIQNFNLNQEIPLDNESVDYCLMVAAWQYLQYPENLTKEILRILSSQGKFIISFSNRAFWHKAPKIWTASTEEERVKYVRKVLISNGFNEPKIIQRFNEPVPNIFNFLNKDPFYCLIATKE, encoded by the coding sequence TTGGAAGTTTTAAATAATTATCAGAGAAAAAAACTTGATGAGAGTAATGATGAAGAGTTTTATTCTGAACCAAAATTTGTTTATCATCTAGATGCAAACTTCAGGCAATATTTGTCAAGTGTTTACAATAATGAAATTTCAGATAGTTCAACTATTCTCGATTTAATGTCCAGTTGGGATAGTTATTTGCCTAAAGATAAAAAATTTAAAAAAGTTATTGGGCATGGATTAAACAAGAAAGAACTTGAAAAAAATAAAATTTTTGATTCTTATTGGATACAAAATTTCAATTTAAATCAAGAAATTCCACTAGATAATGAAAGTGTTGATTATTGTTTAATGGTGGCTGCCTGGCAATATCTACAATATCCAGAAAATTTAACCAAAGAAATTTTAAGAATTTTAAGTAGTCAGGGAAAGTTTATAATTTCTTTTTCAAATAGGGCATTTTGGCATAAGGCTCCTAAAATATGGACTGCATCTACTGAAGAAGAGAGAGTCAAATATGTAAGAAAAGTATTAATCTCAAACGGATTTAATGAGCCAAAAATTATTCAAAGGTTTAATGAACCTGTACCTAACATCTTTAATTTTTTAAATAAAGACCCATTTTATTGTTTAATTGCGACTAAAGAGTAA
- a CDS encoding DUF3386 domain-containing protein produces MENLKEINCKEIFRKAYENRYTWKNDFNGYQGKCILLINNNIYKGNFLLGKDFKPDIQKIDNVKIVKSIASQLFEVCIHRVKREFQSVHSENNFNLLKSSESGIEMSVSGKNEGDRYRVKNDRINMVYRKIHGTIIEIFVEEFLDTGIGCLSKKYTSQQIDSDTLKANSQKLEYEDQFINIGKEDYWILNSRTIKNFNKNQEEEIQKFVFEEISLLN; encoded by the coding sequence GTGGAGAATCTAAAAGAAATTAATTGTAAGGAGATTTTTCGAAAGGCTTATGAAAATAGGTACACTTGGAAGAATGACTTTAATGGTTACCAAGGTAAATGTATTCTTTTGATTAATAATAATATTTATAAAGGTAACTTTTTATTAGGCAAAGACTTTAAACCAGATATTCAAAAAATAGATAATGTCAAAATTGTTAAAAGTATTGCCTCTCAGTTATTTGAAGTATGTATACATAGGGTAAAGAGAGAATTCCAATCTGTTCATTCAGAAAATAATTTTAATTTACTTAAAAGTTCTGAAAGTGGTATTGAAATGAGTGTATCTGGTAAAAATGAAGGTGATAGATATAGAGTTAAAAATGACCGTATTAATATGGTCTATAGAAAAATTCATGGAACTATAATTGAAATTTTTGTAGAAGAATTCTTAGATACAGGAATAGGTTGCCTCAGTAAAAAATATACTAGTCAACAAATTGATTCAGATACACTCAAGGCAAATTCACAAAAATTGGAATATGAGGATCAATTTATAAATATAGGTAAAGAGGATTATTGGATTTTAAATTCAAGAACAATAAAAAATTTCAACAAAAATCAAGAAGAAGAAATACAGAAATTTGTTTTCGAAGAGATATCTTTATTAAACTAA
- a CDS encoding chlorophyll a/b binding light-harvesting protein gives MLQTYGKSDVTYDWYAGNSGVVGRSGKFIASHAAHAGLMMFWAGAFGLFELARYDASIPMGAQKLICLPHLAGLGIGGIENGVITETYGIVVICTLHLIFSAVLGAGGLLHSTKFAGDLADYPETSKPRKFDFEWDDPDKLTFILGHHLIFLGIGAIWFVEWAKWHGIYDPAIGSTRQVIYNLDIAAIWNHQFDFLKIDSLEDVLGGHAFLAFLEIIGGIFHIFTKQFGEYTEFKGRGLLGAEAILSYSVVGVSYMAFVAAFWCASNTTIYPVDLYGEPLKLQFEFAPYFTDTVDLGSGTYSARAWLANAHFYLGFFFLQGHLWHALRAMGFDFKKIGQAFDNMENAKITQQ, from the coding sequence GTGTTACAAACTTACGGAAAATCTGATGTCACCTATGACTGGTACGCAGGAAATTCTGGTGTTGTTGGCCGTTCAGGTAAATTCATAGCTTCTCACGCTGCTCATGCAGGACTTATGATGTTTTGGGCAGGTGCTTTTGGATTATTTGAGTTAGCTCGTTACGACGCCAGTATTCCAATGGGTGCACAAAAATTAATTTGTTTACCTCACCTCGCAGGTCTTGGGATCGGTGGTATTGAAAATGGAGTTATTACTGAAACATATGGAATCGTTGTAATTTGCACATTGCATCTAATTTTCTCTGCTGTATTGGGTGCTGGGGGATTATTACATTCCACTAAATTTGCTGGGGATCTTGCAGATTATCCTGAAACCAGTAAGCCAAGAAAATTCGATTTTGAATGGGATGATCCAGATAAATTAACTTTTATTCTTGGCCATCATCTAATCTTCCTAGGGATAGGAGCTATTTGGTTTGTAGAATGGGCTAAATGGCATGGGATCTATGACCCTGCGATTGGTTCAACAAGACAAGTAATTTACAATTTGGATATTGCTGCTATCTGGAATCATCAATTTGACTTTTTAAAAATAGATAGTCTAGAAGATGTTTTGGGAGGTCATGCATTTCTAGCCTTTTTAGAAATAATTGGCGGAATCTTCCACATTTTCACTAAGCAATTTGGTGAATATACAGAATTCAAAGGTAGAGGTTTACTAGGTGCAGAGGCTATTTTGTCTTACTCAGTAGTAGGTGTTTCCTATATGGCTTTTGTGGCTGCATTCTGGTGCGCTTCAAACACAACAATATACCCAGTTGATTTATATGGAGAGCCTCTAAAGCTTCAATTTGAGTTCGCTCCTTATTTTACTGATACAGTTGATTTAGGTTCTGGAACATATAGTGCAAGAGCTTGGCTTGCAAATGCTCATTTCTATTTGGGATTCTTTTTCTTACAAGGTCATTTATGGCATGCTCTAAGAGCAATGGGATTTGACTTTAAGAAAATTGGTCAAGCTTTTGACAATATGGAAAACGCAAAAATTACACAACAATAG
- the fldA gene encoding flavodoxin FldA yields MTVGIYYATTTGKTEDVADRLHNFISSAEAPKDVSDVDDLSELEALDGIICGIPTWNTGADEERSGTAWDSILEDIGELSLSGKKVAIFGLGDSSTYTENYCDAMEELHSYFTKAGAEMVGYVDKASYTFDESKSVIGESFCGLPLDEDSESDLTDSRLETWASQLKGEIPSLA; encoded by the coding sequence GAATTTATTACGCAACTACAACTGGAAAAACTGAAGACGTAGCTGATCGTCTTCACAACTTTATCTCTTCAGCAGAGGCACCTAAAGATGTATCTGACGTTGATGATCTTTCAGAATTAGAAGCTCTTGATGGGATTATCTGTGGGATTCCTACTTGGAATACAGGAGCAGATGAAGAAAGATCAGGAACTGCATGGGATTCCATCTTAGAGGATATTGGTGAACTAAGTTTATCAGGTAAAAAGGTTGCAATTTTTGGATTAGGAGATTCTTCTACCTATACAGAAAATTATTGTGATGCAATGGAAGAACTTCATAGCTACTTCACTAAAGCAGGCGCCGAAATGGTCGGTTACGTAGATAAAGCTTCATATACATTCGATGAGTCTAAAAGTGTTATTGGAGAGAGCTTTTGTGGATTACCTCTTGATGAGGATAGTGAATCTGATTTAACTGATTCACGACTTGAAACATGGGCTTCTCAGCTTAAGGGAGAAATTCCTTCATTGGCTTAA